Sequence from the Pseudomonas frederiksbergensis genome:
CTTCCAGAATCAACATGGCAACCTTCTTGCTGTGTCTGTCCTTCAAGCGGCAGAGAGCCCCGAAGGAGACCGTTCATGACCATCAAACCGCACGTCGAAGGATTTTTCGATCCTGAGACCCATACCGTCAGCTACCTGGTGCTGGACGAGGCGACCCGCCAGTGCGCGTTGATCGACAGCGTCCTGGATTACGACCCCAAATCCGGCCGTACCACAACCACCTCGGCCGACAAGCTGATCGCCAGGGTGATCGAACTGGAGGCGAAGGTCGAATGGATTCTTGAAACCCACGTCCACGCCGACCACCTCACCGCCGCGCCGTACCTGAAGGAAAAACTCGGCGGCAAGATAGGGATCGGCAGCCAGATTGCGACGGTACAGGAAGTCTTTGGCTCGCTGTTCAACGTCGGTGGCGAGATGCCCCGCGATGGCAGTCAGTTCGATCATCTGTTCGTCAATGACGAGACGTTTACCCTCGGTACATTGCAATGCCGTGCGCTCCATACACCGGGCCACACCCTTGCCTGCATGACGTACGTCATCAGCGACGGCGAGGAAACAGCGGCGTTCGTGGGCGACACCTTGTTCATGCCCGACTACGGCACCGCACGGTGTGATTTTCCCGGTGGCGACGCGCATACCTTGTTCCGATCCATCAACAAGGTCTTGAGCCTGCCGGCCAACGCCCTTCTCTACACCTGTCACGATTACCAACCCGGTGGCCGCGAGGTGCAATTTTCCGCCACCGTCGCCGAGCAACGCGCTGACAATGTTCATGTCCGTAACGGCATCAGTGAACAAGCATTCGTGGCAATGCGCACCCAACGCGATGCCTCGCTGGACATGCCGACGCTAATCCTGCCGTCGGTCCAGGTCAACATGCGGGCCGGGCATTTCCCGGAGCCGGAATCGAACGGCACGTGCTACCTGAAGATTCCGCTCAATCGGCTCTGATAGCACCCGCCGCTATAAGAAAAACCGTCATCACGGAGACAGTCATGGACATCCGCCACCTTGCGTCCGGCCTCTCGATCTCAGGGCAGATTTACCCCGAGCAAATGAGTGAGATCAGAACCAGCGGCTTTCGCGCCATCATCTGCAACCGCCCCGATGGTGAAGGCAGCGATCAACCTTTGTTTGCCGACATCCAGCGTGCGGCGCAAGCGATGGGCATCGAGGCGCACTACCTTGCCGCGGAGTCCGGCAAGGTGACCGATGAGCAGGGCGTTGCCTTCGGTAAATTACTCGATTCCTTGCCCAAGCCCGTGTTGGCGTATTGCCGCTCCGGCATGCGCTCGACGACGATGTGGGCACTGTCCCAGGCCGGCCAGCAGCCCTTGCCGCAGATTGTCGAAGCCGCCAGCAAAGCCGGTTTCGACATGAAAGGCGTCATTCGCAGAATTGCCAACGACGGACGCACCCCTGTTGCCGTGGCCGAGGCCCGACATGCCGTGGTCATTGTCGGCGGCGGCGCGGCGGGCATCGCCACAGCTTCGAGTCTATTGGCACGCGAGCCTGGGCTGGACATTGCCATCATCGATCCGGCGGATGTGCATTATTACCAGCCCGGCTGGACCCTCGTCGGCGGCGGCGTGTTCGAGGCGCAGCAAACCGCCCACACGATGGGCACGACCATTCCCCGGGGCGTGCACTGGATAAAAGCGGCTGTCGCGGCTTTCGAGCCTGAAAACGACGCCGTCATTCTCGATGGATGCCGGGTGGTCCGCTACGAGCAGTTGATCGTATGCCCGGGGCTCAAACTGGATTGGCATGCCATTGATGGCTTGCCGCAGACGCTGGGGCGCAACGGCGTCACCTCGAACTATCTGTACCACCTGGCCCCCTACACCTGGGAACAGGTGCAGCAACTGCGCAGCGGCCGGGCCATCTTCACGCAGCCCCCCATGCCGATCAAATGCGCCGGGGCCCCTCAAAAAGCCATGTACCTGAGCGCCGACCACTGGCGACGCCAAGGCGTGCTCGGCGATATCGAGATCGACTTCTGCAGCGCCGGGGCAGTCTTGTTCGGCGTCCCCGACTACGTCCCGGCCCTGATGGAATATGTGCGCGCCTATGGGATCGACCTGAATTTCAGCAGTACGCTGACGTCGGTCGATGGACCGGCACAAACGGCGACCTTCAAGTGCGTCAAGGCGGACGGCAGTACTCACCTGGTGACGCACGACTTCGACCTGCTGCATGTGGTGCCCCCTCAGATAGCGCCGGATTTTATCCGCGTAAGCCCTTTGGCCGACGGGGCGGGCTGGATCGATGTCGACCCCGACAGCTTGCGGCATAAGACCTGGGAGAATATTCACGCACTGGGCGATGCGACCAACACCGGCAACGCCAAAACCGCAGCGGCGGCGCGCAAGCAGGCGCCCGTGGTCGCCCATAATCTGCTGGCGGCCATGGGCAAGGCCAAGGGCAGCGCCCATTACGACGGCTACGGTTCCTGTCCGCTGACCGTGGAACGGGGCAAGGTCGTGCTCGCTGAATTCACCTATGGCGGCAAGCTCGCCCCCAGCTTCCCGTCCTGGCTGATCGACGGTACCCGGCCTTCGAGACTCGCCTGGCTACTCAAAGAGCGCATTCTTCCACCGCTGTACTGGAAAGCCATGCTCAAGGGTCGTGAATGGCTGGCGAAACCTGAACTGGCGGACCTATGAAATCGAATCTCTGCCCCAGGAGACCGAGATGATTACCGTCCTGGTACTGGGCTTTGCGGTGGGCGTGATCCTGGCGCTGACCGGGGCCGGCGGCGGCATACTCGCCGTCCCGTTCCTGGTTTTTGGCGTGGGCTTGAGCATGGCCGAAGCCGGCCCCATTGGTTTGCTGGCGGTGGGCCTGGCCGCCACCTTGGGCGCCGTGATGGGCCTGCGCAACGGCATCGTGCGCTACAAGGCCGCACTGCTGACGGCCAGTGCGGGGGTCATCTGCTCGCCGCTGGGCCTTTGGTTGGCGCAGCGCACCCCCAATCGTCCGTTGACGATCCTGTTTGCCTTGTTGCTGATGTACGTGGCGTTCCGGGCCTTGCAAAAAACACTGCCCGCCCGCGTCGGGGCCAAGGCATCCGTCGCGCGCAAGCCGCCGCCCTGTGTCCTGGACGAACATCGCGGCAAGCTGAACTGGACCGGCCCATGTGCGTGGGCGCTCACGGCTTCAGGCATGGTCGCCGGGGTGCTTTCCGGGCTGCTCGGGGTGGGCGGTGGATTCGTCATGGTTCCAGCGCTCCAGCGCTACACCAATTTGACCACGCAGTCGGTGCTCGCCACGTCGCTGACCGTCATCGCTTTGGTTTCCATGTCAGGGGTGCTGGCGAGTTCAGCGATGGGCCACCTGCAATGGTCAATAGCGTTGCCCTTTTCCATAGGTGCGATCATCGGCATGCTCGGCGGGCGCCTGGTTGCTGCCAGGTTGCCGGAACCCTATCTGCAAAGAGGCTTCGCCTTTGTGTCCACGCTCGTCGCGGCCGCGCTGCTGGTAAAAGCCCTGGGTTGAATCGCGTAGTGCAATATCAACGATGTGTAGCGGAGAACGCTGATGAATATTGACTGGCTCAACTTTACGCCGTGGTCATCCCTGGCCGGCGGCATGTTGATCGGCTTGGCGGCCAGTCTGTTCGTGGTCGCCAACGGCCGGATCGCCGGCATCAGTGGGCTGATCGGCAGCCTGTTGCAGCGTGGCAGCGAAGGCCTGGGCGAGAAAGCCCTGTTTCTCCTGGGTCTGCTGGTCGCGCCGCTGTTATGGGGCGTGTTTGCCACCTTGCCGTCGATCGAGTTCCAGAACGGCTGGTTCGGCCTCACTGTCGCAGGCCTGTTGGTGGGGGTTGGCACTCGTTACGGTTCGGGCTGCACCAGTGGTCATGGCGTGTGCGGCCTATCGCGCCTTTCACCGCGTTCGATGGTCGCCACGGGGTGTTTCATGCTCAGCGGTTTCGTCACGGTATTTGTCCTGCGTCACGTGATGGGGGTTTGAACATGCGCAAACTGACGGCATTCGTCGCCGGCCTGCTCTTTGGCTTCGGGCTGCTCCTGGCAGGCATGGCCAATCCGAAAAAAGTACTGGGCTTCCTGGACCTGGCCGGCACTTGGGATCCGTCCCTGGCGCTGGTGATGATCGGGGCGATTGGCACCGCCATCGTCCCCCTGGCCTGGGCGCGCCAACAGACTCATGCGCTGCTGGGCAGTCCCATGCAGTTGCCGGTCAAGCGTGAATTGGACCCACGCCTGATTGGCGGCAGCCTGGTGTTTGGTATCGGCTGGGGCATCGCCGGCATCTGCCCTGGCCCCGCCGTGGCCATCCTGCTGACCGGACACTGGCAAGCCTTTGTATTCATGCTGGCCATGTTGGCGGGCATGTTGTTGTTCACCGCGCTGGAAACCCGGCGCGTCCATTGATCGGGAGATTGCCATGAAAGCCAACATTGGAACCATTGACCGGGGCGCACGTATCGCCGCGGGGCTTGCCCTCATCATCCTGAGCCTGACGGGTTTGATCGGCGCGTGGGGCTGGATTGGCCTGGTGCCATTGGCCACCGGTTTCATGCGTTTCTGTCCGATCTATTCGCTGTTGGGTATCAAGACCTGCAAACGTTGCTGAGGCGTGCTACGGCCCTTCTCCTGGAACGGCCGTTGACCCTGCAAGCCGCCCTCGGAGTCTTGCAACAGACACCCTCGCCCCAAGGAGACACTGCCATGCCCTGCCCACAGCCCGATACGTATGATGTTGTCATCATCGGTGGGGGCCAGGCCGGTCTGGCGGTGGCCTATTTCCTGCGGCGCACGCCGCTCTCGTTCGTCATTCTCGACGCCCAGGAAGAACCCGGAGGTGCCTGGCGCCATGGCTGGAATTCGCTGCGGCTCTTTTCTCCGGCGACCTGGAGCTCGATTCCCGGCTGGATGATGCCCCCCGCACAGGAGGGCTATCCTTCGCGTGACCATGTTGTGGATTACCTGAAGCGGTATGAACAACGCTACCAGTTTCCCGTGGTGCGACCAGTGCAGGTCACTCGTGTGGAGCGGACAGAAACAGGCCTGCGCGTCCATGCTCCGGACAGGCAATGGAATGCAAGGGTCGTGGTCAGTGCAACGGGCACCTGGAGCAACCCCTACATCCCTGATTACCCCGGTGCGGCGATGTTTACCGCCCAGCAAGTGCATTCGGCGGACTATGTCGAGGCTACCCCTTTCGCCGGCAAGAAAGTCCTGGTGGTGGGCGGCGGCAATTCGGGCGCGCAGATTCTGGCAGAGGTATCCAAAGTTGCCGAGGCCACCTGGGTGACGCCCACCGAACCGCTGTTCCTGCCTGATGACGTCGACGGACGGGTGTTGTTCGAACGCGCCACCGAACGCCTGAAAGCCCAACAAGAGGGCCGGACCATCGAGCAACCGGTGGGTGGGTTGGGAGACATTGTCATGGTCCCGCCGGTTGTCGAAGCACGCGAGCGCGACGTCCTAAGGGCTGTCCGACCATTCACATGCTTCACGCGCAACGGAGTGGTCTGGCCCGACGGCCATGAATCAGCGGTGGATGTGGTGATCTGGTGCACCGGCTTCAAGCCCGCGCTGGGCCACTTGGACACCCTGGGCGTGATCAATGACGAAGGCCGCGTCGATGTGCAAGGCACCCGTTCGGTACGAGAGCCCAGGCTGTGGCTGGTGGGTTACGGCGAGTGGACAGGTTCGGCCTCTGCCACGCTGATCGGCGTGACACGCACGGCACGCAGCACGGCCAGCGAAATCGCCGCGTTTCTCGGCAGTTCATCCTCTGTTTGAAGCTGCCTCGGCAGAGGCTTGGCAAGCCTGGACATCGCCCATTTCCAAGGTCGCGCATAACCCGCCTTCGGGGCGATTCTCCAAACGAATCTGTCCGCCCAGGCGATCGGCGATGGTGCGTACGATGGTCAGGCCCAACCCCGCGCCCTGGTCATTGCCGCGGCTGTAGAAGCGTTCGAAGAGCCGCTCACGCTCGGCCTCGTCGATGCCTGGCCCCTGGTCTTCGACGCAGAGTTCGCATTGGTCGCCTTTGCGACGCAGCCTTATGGTGATCGTGCCATTGGCAGGGGAAAAATTCGCCGCGTTGGTCACCAGGTTGTTCAAGGCAATATCGATGGCCACGGGATCGACTCGAACCAGCCCGATATCATCGCTGACGTCGAGCACCGGCTCGAGTCCTTTGCTCAACAACCAAGGCGTCATCTGTACCAGGCTCGCGCGAACCGTGGCGGCCAGGTCGTTAAGTGCAGGCGCCTCGGCAGTTCCCTGCGGTTCAAGCCGTGCCATGGTCAGCAACTGATTGACCAGGCGGGTGGTGCGATCAACCCCGGCGAGCAGATGCTCCAGGGACTCGCGACGATTTTGCTCACTCCCCGCCTCCATCAAGTTCTGCGCATGCACCCGCAGCACCGCCAACGGCGTACGCATTTCGTGGGCAGCGTCGGCAATGAAACGCCGCTCACGTCCCATGACCTCCTGGATCTGCGCCAACACACGATTGAGCGCTGCCT
This genomic interval carries:
- a CDS encoding ATP-binding protein, with the translated sequence MSSIRRRTLTLILGLLFLGLLIITVFNLHDSNHEIAEVYDAQLAQNARLLQGVMRMPMASKEHAELYQAFNSTLGQAEPKVDGHPYESKIAFQVWSSQGAVLVHTASAPSFTAPPVVPGFSDVVDQKGRKWRAFVLDDEQYGLKIWVGERDDVRADLVDRIVRHTVVPNLIGSVILAVVIWLAIGWGLKPLVDMAAKLRARHPGSLEPLQLMPLPTELEPMQAALNRVLAQIQEVMGRERRFIADAAHEMRTPLAVLRVHAQNLMEAGSEQNRRESLEHLLAGVDRTTRLVNQLLTMARLEPQGTAEAPALNDLAATVRASLVQMTPWLLSKGLEPVLDVSDDIGLVRVDPVAIDIALNNLVTNAANFSPANGTITIRLRRKGDQCELCVEDQGPGIDEAERERLFERFYSRGNDQGAGLGLTIVRTIADRLGGQIRLENRPEGGLCATLEMGDVQACQASAEAASNRG
- a CDS encoding DUF2892 domain-containing protein; the encoded protein is MKANIGTIDRGARIAAGLALIILSLTGLIGAWGWIGLVPLATGFMRFCPIYSLLGIKTCKRC
- a CDS encoding YeeE/YedE family protein, which gives rise to MNIDWLNFTPWSSLAGGMLIGLAASLFVVANGRIAGISGLIGSLLQRGSEGLGEKALFLLGLLVAPLLWGVFATLPSIEFQNGWFGLTVAGLLVGVGTRYGSGCTSGHGVCGLSRLSPRSMVATGCFMLSGFVTVFVLRHVMGV
- a CDS encoding sulfite exporter TauE/SafE family protein, producing the protein MITVLVLGFAVGVILALTGAGGGILAVPFLVFGVGLSMAEAGPIGLLAVGLAATLGAVMGLRNGIVRYKAALLTASAGVICSPLGLWLAQRTPNRPLTILFALLLMYVAFRALQKTLPARVGAKASVARKPPPCVLDEHRGKLNWTGPCAWALTASGMVAGVLSGLLGVGGGFVMVPALQRYTNLTTQSVLATSLTVIALVSMSGVLASSAMGHLQWSIALPFSIGAIIGMLGGRLVAARLPEPYLQRGFAFVSTLVAAALLVKALG
- a CDS encoding DUF6691 family protein yields the protein MRKLTAFVAGLLFGFGLLLAGMANPKKVLGFLDLAGTWDPSLALVMIGAIGTAIVPLAWARQQTHALLGSPMQLPVKRELDPRLIGGSLVFGIGWGIAGICPGPAVAILLTGHWQAFVFMLAMLAGMLLFTALETRRVH
- a CDS encoding TIGR01244 family sulfur transferase, encoding MDIRHLASGLSISGQIYPEQMSEIRTSGFRAIICNRPDGEGSDQPLFADIQRAAQAMGIEAHYLAAESGKVTDEQGVAFGKLLDSLPKPVLAYCRSGMRSTTMWALSQAGQQPLPQIVEAASKAGFDMKGVIRRIANDGRTPVAVAEARHAVVIVGGGAAGIATASSLLAREPGLDIAIIDPADVHYYQPGWTLVGGGVFEAQQTAHTMGTTIPRGVHWIKAAVAAFEPENDAVILDGCRVVRYEQLIVCPGLKLDWHAIDGLPQTLGRNGVTSNYLYHLAPYTWEQVQQLRSGRAIFTQPPMPIKCAGAPQKAMYLSADHWRRQGVLGDIEIDFCSAGAVLFGVPDYVPALMEYVRAYGIDLNFSSTLTSVDGPAQTATFKCVKADGSTHLVTHDFDLLHVVPPQIAPDFIRVSPLADGAGWIDVDPDSLRHKTWENIHALGDATNTGNAKTAAAARKQAPVVAHNLLAAMGKAKGSAHYDGYGSCPLTVERGKVVLAEFTYGGKLAPSFPSWLIDGTRPSRLAWLLKERILPPLYWKAMLKGREWLAKPELADL
- a CDS encoding MBL fold metallo-hydrolase, which encodes MTIKPHVEGFFDPETHTVSYLVLDEATRQCALIDSVLDYDPKSGRTTTTSADKLIARVIELEAKVEWILETHVHADHLTAAPYLKEKLGGKIGIGSQIATVQEVFGSLFNVGGEMPRDGSQFDHLFVNDETFTLGTLQCRALHTPGHTLACMTYVISDGEETAAFVGDTLFMPDYGTARCDFPGGDAHTLFRSINKVLSLPANALLYTCHDYQPGGREVQFSATVAEQRADNVHVRNGISEQAFVAMRTQRDASLDMPTLILPSVQVNMRAGHFPEPESNGTCYLKIPLNRL
- a CDS encoding ArsO family NAD(P)H-dependent flavin-containing monooxygenase — its product is MPCPQPDTYDVVIIGGGQAGLAVAYFLRRTPLSFVILDAQEEPGGAWRHGWNSLRLFSPATWSSIPGWMMPPAQEGYPSRDHVVDYLKRYEQRYQFPVVRPVQVTRVERTETGLRVHAPDRQWNARVVVSATGTWSNPYIPDYPGAAMFTAQQVHSADYVEATPFAGKKVLVVGGGNSGAQILAEVSKVAEATWVTPTEPLFLPDDVDGRVLFERATERLKAQQEGRTIEQPVGGLGDIVMVPPVVEARERDVLRAVRPFTCFTRNGVVWPDGHESAVDVVIWCTGFKPALGHLDTLGVINDEGRVDVQGTRSVREPRLWLVGYGEWTGSASATLIGVTRTARSTASEIAAFLGSSSSV